CCGTAATCCGCCGGGTTAAACGAAATCAGCTTCTCGCCTTCCTTCTCGAGCAGCAGCTTCTCGTGATTGATATAGCCGCCGATAATGCCATCGACGCGGTTTGTTGTCATCGCCGGAATCAGATCCCAGCCGATATCGACATAATTTAATTTCGACGGATCGCCCCCATCCGCCTTCACCATCGTATTAACCATAGCTTCATCCAGCGGTAAGGAAGGATAGCCGATTTTTTTGCCTTCCAGGTCCTTCGGGGTTTTAATCCCCGCCCCTTCCGATACAAAAAGCTGATTAAGCGGATGGCGGACAATCGCACCAACCGATACGACCGGAATATCCTCCGAGCGGGCAACGGCTATCTGAGTCTGGTAGCTAAGCGCCAGATCGGCTTTGCCCGTAGCGACCAGCTTCAGCGCGTCGTTCGTATCGGCAGGCGTCTGGAGCTTGACCTTAAGCCCTTCTTCTTCAAAATACCCTTGTTCCTCCGCCGCGTACAAAAACGTATGCACCGCATTCGGATACCAGTCCAGCAGCACCGTTAACTCCTCTGTTTGCCGTGCAGCTGAGCCGGCCTCTTTGCTGTCGTCCTTCTTAGAAGAGCACGCCGTCAGCAATAAAGCAAATACCAATCCTAAAGCTAAACCTGATTTCATGAATCGATTATTAGTCCTGAACATAAGAATGATCTCTCCCTAAAAAGAATTACCTTTAATAGATCTGACTCCAGCCATACTGGCGATTCTCGCTACTCAAGCATGTTCTAAACACGCCTGTGCCCAAGCACCAGTCTCTCTATGATTTGCGCGGCAATAAACAATGCAATTCCCATCAGCGACAAGAGGAGCACGCCGGCGAACACATCATCGCCGCGCAGCATATTCGCTGCCCGTTTCGTATAGACGCCAAGCCCGGACTCTCCGCCCAGCCATTCGCCAAGCGTGGCCCCGCCGACACTGATGGCGGCAGCCATTTTTAGTCCGGTGAAGAAGGATGGCAGCGCGGAAGGAATCTTCCATTTCAGAAACAGCTGCGCTTTGCCCGCTCCCATTGAACGGAGCAGCTCCCCGATCTCGCGGTCCGCCACGCGGAATCCGTCCGCCGTATTGACCGCAACCGGGAAGAAGGTGAACAGAATAACAACCGAGATTTTGCTTCCGATCTCATAGCCAAACCACATGACCATAATGGGCGACAACGCGATAATCGGAATCGTCTGCGAAGCTACGATCAACGGATAAATCGTCTTGCGCGCAAGGCTGGAGCTGTCAATCCAAATGGCGGACAACACGCCAAACACGACCGAGAAAGCCAGACCAAGCAGAGCCTCCCATAGCGTCAGGGCAAAATGCTTGCCCAGCAGCGCTGCGTGATTTAGAAGCGCGGCAAAAACATCCGACAGCCGAGGAATGATATAAGCCGGAACATCAAATACGCGAGTCCCAAGCTCCCAGCATCCGGCCAGCAGCAGGATAAACAGAAGGATTGGAAGCTTATCCTTAAACAGCTTCATCAGCCCGCGCCTCCTTCCTGATTGGAAGTGATCCGGCCAAGCTGCCGGAGTAGCAGGCGCTTCAAATTGGCAAAACGTTCATCAAGCGTTGTCTCATAGGTTCGCGGACGCGGCAAGTCAACCGCAAGCGGCTCAAGTTGCGTAATTGGTCTCGACGCCGCAACAAGCACCTGATCCGAGAGCAACAAAGCCTCGTCGATATCATGCGTGATGAACAGGATCGTCTTCCGATGCTTCTCCCACACCTGCAGCAGCCATTGCTGCATGCTGATCCGCGTCATCGCATCCAGTGCGCTGAACGGTTCATCAAGGAGCATCAGCTCTCCGCCGGCAAGCAAGGAGCGGAGGAACGACACCCGCTGACGCATACCGCCCGACAGCTCATGCGGATATTTCGATTCCGTACCCGCCAGCCCAAGCTCAGGCAGCATCTCGAGCACCCTACGCCTTGCTTCGCGCTTAGGCATGCCGGCAAGCTCGAGGCCGACAGCTGCGTTATCCTGCACCGTGCGCCAAGGCATCAGGCAGTCTCGCTGCGGCATATAGCCGATGGTGCTTCGCTGACCGGGAACGGCACCCGCTGCCGCAATCGTTCCGGATTCGGGCTGGAGAAGACCGGCGAGCAGACGGAACAGGGTTGTTTTGCCCATGCCGCTTGCAGCTACGATACTGACGAATTGCCCCTTGGGCACTTCCAGATCAAGTCCGTCGAAGAGCGGCTCCTCGCCTTCAAACCGGTATGTCAGCCCTTTAACAGTCAAGCCCGCCGAAACCGTTAAGCCCTCTTCCCGAGCCCTCTTTACGGTAATCTGCTGCTTGTTCACACCGGCCACTCTTCCTCTCGGTAGGCCATATCCCAGAACATATATTCAAGCTTGGAAGCCATGATGAAATGCTGCTCGAGCTTCGCCAGCTCCGGCTCCGGCAAAGCTTCCGCCAGTTCATCCATGATGCCGATGCACCAGTTGGTCAGCTCGCCAAACTCCTCGGAGCTGTACATCAAAATCCAGTCCCGGTAGAGAGGATGATCAAGCGCGCCGGGCGCTTCAGCGAACAGGACGCCAATCTCCCGGTAGCTCCACATGCAAGGAAGTACAGCCGCCGCAACCTCGGCGATTGAGCCATGCGCGGCAACGTCAAGCAGATATTTGGTATAAGCGATTGTGGTAGGTGATGGTTCCGTTCTCTCCAGCTCTTCCGTTGTCACGCCGAATCGCTCGGCGTATTGCCGGTGCAGTCCCATTTCCACGTTCAGAACGGAATGGCATAGCTCGGAGAATTTCCCCATCGTATGGAGGTCGTTAGCCTTAATGCTGCCGTAAGCGAACATTTTGGCATAATCGATTAAGTAGACGTAGTCTTGCTTGAGGTAAAAGATAAACTTCGCGGGATCCAGTGTCCCTGCCTTCAGCTCCTCGAGAAAAGGATGACGGTGACTCTGTTCCCAGATCCCCTTCGAGCTCTCGTACAATCTCCCGGTGAATTCCCCGGTTTTTATCGTTTTCGTTTGCATTGCTTTCTGCCACTCCTTTGCTTTAGTAACCATAGGTAACTAACGAGGGGGCGCTAGAACAACAGAAAAAACCATCCGCGAATATACGAATGGCTGTAATTCGATCGGTTCTCTACGCCAGCATTACCTGGTTCAGATTAACGGTCAGGCAAACAAGTTGCCTATCTCAGCCGGACTTTATCCAGCACCCGCACGCATTATGCAATTACACTCACTATAACGGATCTGTGAATATTAGGCAATAACCTATTATTCGCCGGCTCCGCCCTTGCCTTCAGCCGTTTCCTTCTTCTCCGCGCCAGCCTTAGGCCCTTTGCTGAATACACGCTTCGCGCTCTTCTTCTTTTCGGCCTTATCCCAACGGCTCCAGCCCTTCTTGCCGGTTCCTTGTCCGATGCCGCTCTTTTTTGCTTTAACCAATCTGTACAGCTCCCTTGTCCTCTAATACGGTGTATTGTACCAATAGCAGGGCGGTAATAGCAATGTTTAAGCTTAAGCCTCCGGCTCAATCCCGCAAACGCCGTAAAAGAACAAGTGGAGAAATTCCTCGAAGAATTGCTCGCCTTTCCCGCTTTGCTGCGCCTCTTCCAGCAGCTTTTGGGATTGCGCGACAAACATGTTCACGTAAGTCAGGATCATCTGCGTCGATACCTTGTCCGAGATTTGCCCCCGCTGCTTGCACTCCTCGATAAAAGCATGCATAAGCGGCATAGCTCTCCGCTGCGTCACCTCGTCGATATAATCCGCAAACGCCGGATCGCCGCTCATCATCTGCTGAATGAATTCCGGAGTGAAGCGGCGGAATGCTTCTGTATCGGCCTTAACCACGTATTCCACGAACTGCTGAAACGTTGGACCGCGGCTCATGAACATTTCGAAATCGTCAACATGCTCCGTAACGTAATGCTTGAAGGCTTCCCGAATGAGAATCTCTTTGCTGCCAAAATAGTTATAGATCGTCACCTGCGACACCCCTGCTTCGGCAGCGATGTCGGCAATGCGGATATATTTAGGCTCACAGCCCTGAAGCATCGCGAGGACCGCGTCCCTGATCTTTGCTTTAAGCTGCTCGGCTCTTTTTTCAAATCCGTTCATGTTACCCTCCGGCTCTCCAATAAGTATGAACTAATGAAATTATAGCACATAAATATTTCATAACCCCATTGACTTCTCTTTTAGCCGAGCCTATCATAATGATGAAATATAGAGATATTAATATTTCATAACTTTTCGAAAGAAGGTGCGGTCAGCATGCTGGTCGTAGACGGTTTAACGAAGCTTTTTCCGGGCGGCAAAGGGATTACCGATGTGTCCTTTACCGTGAAGCAAGGAGAGGTATTTGGCTTTCTTGGTCCTAACGGCGCCGGGAAATCCACAACGATCCGCCATATTATGGGCTTCATGAAGCCCGACCGCGGTAGCGCGTCGATTAAAGGACTGGATACATGGAAGCAGCAAGGGACCGTACAGAGGCTGGTCGGCTATTTGCCGGGGGAGATCGCTTTTATCGAAGGAATGACGGGCAAGGAGTTTCTAGCGTTTCTGGCCCGCATGCAACGGGTGGACAGCGCGGCGCGGCGCAAGGAGCTGATCGAACGGCTTCAGTTCGACGTCTCCACCCCGATCCGCAAAATGTCCAAAGGGATGAAGCAAAAGGTCGGCATCGTTGCGGCTTTTATGCATAGACCGGAGCTGATCATTCTGGATGAGCCGACTTCCGGCTTGGATCCGCTAATGCAGCAGTTGTTCATCGAGCTTGTGCTTGAGGAGAAAGCCCGCGGCACCACCTTCCTCATGTCCTCCCACAGCTTTCCGGAAATTGAGCGGACCTGCGACCGCGCCGCGATTATAAAGGACGGCGTTATCGTCGCCACCAACAATATTCACGAGCTGCAGTCGATGCAGCGGAAGCTGGTTGCGATCGTGTTCGAGCATCCGGAGGATGCCGAGGCTTTCGCGCAGAGCGGCCGCGTGCCGGTGGAATCCCGTGACGGAAGACGGGTTACCGTTGCCGTGCAGGGGAATTATAACGAGCTGATTCATGAAGCCGCGAAATATAAGGTGCGCAGCCTGGATATTACGGCGCAAAATCTCGAGGACGTCTTTATGCAGTACTACGACCGGAACATGGACAAGGGGGCGGCGGCGTTATGAACTTCCCGCTTTTCAAGCAAATGATGAAGATACACCTGAAAGGCATGAGCAATTATGCGTTTGGCTCAGCCTTCTACATTTTGCTTATGTTCTGGCTGTATCCCGGCATTGCCGACAATACGGGGGCTTTAAATGAATTGATTAAATCGATGCCGGAAGGGGTTGTTAGCGCCTTTAATATCCAAGGCGGCTTTGGCAGCATGGAGGCTTTTATTTCCGGCGAATATTACGGACTTATCCTCCCGCTTCTGCTCTCGATCTTCAGCATCATGCTGTCGACCGGTCTTATGGCCCGCATGGTGGATCAGGGATCGATGTCTTATCTGTTGTCTACGCCAACGACCCGCCGGCAGGTTGCCTTAACCCAGGCAGGCGTGCTGTCCACGGGGCTTCTGATTATTATGCTTGTCACAACAGGTGCCGGACTCCTCGGCTACGTATGGTTAATCGGAAATAAGTTCGAATTCAACGGAGCCCGTTACTTGGAGATGAACGCTGTTGCTTGGATGCTGTTTATCGCGGCCAGCGGCATTAGCTTCCTGATCTCTTCCATAATGAACGATGAGAAAAAGGCGCTTGGCACCTCCGGATTTATCGTTATCGGCATGTTCGCGCTCGATATGCTTGGCAAAATCAGCGACAGCGTGGAATGGCTCCGGTACATCTCGATCTTCGCGCTGTACCGGCCAAGCGATATAGCCGCCGGCAGCGGCGATCCGCTGCTCTCCTCGCTGATGCTGCTGGCGATTGGCCTTGCCTGCTTCGCTGCTGGTATTATCTCCTTCAGTAAGAGGGATCTTCCGCTATGACGGGAACCGGTGGCCCGCGGCGGCGTGGCAAGATGCGGAGCTAGTCAGCGGGGACGCATCCGGCCACCTCGCCTGCGGCACTCAACCCCGTCGGGTACTCACGTGCCTTCCGTCAATTGCGCCGTTAAGGTCCCTAAAGGACCTTAACGGCTTTCTTTTTGTCATTGCAAGTCAGCTTAAGGTCCCTGAGGGATCTTAAGTGTACAAACATTGGCGTTTTATTTGCCATTTCAAGCATAACGTTAATCCTTAAGGTCACTAAGGGACCTTAAGGACTTCAATTTTCACCTTACGGAGCCGCTTAAGGCCCCTTAGGGATCTTATCTGGTTAGCTCTCTAACACACCTTAAGCCACCTCACCCTTAACACCGTCGGTATCCCACTAAACCTAAGCAAATAAGACCCTCGCGGGGTCTTATGATCACCAATATTACTCGGACTTCGCACGTTAAGACCCTGCCAGGGTCTTATCCCAACGCCGCACGCCAGCAACATGCACATCCCCGACTTACCTATGCAAATAAGACCCTGCCAGGGTCTTACGATCACCAATATTACTCGGATTTCGCCCGATAAGACCCTGCCAGGGTCTTATCCCAACGCCGTACAAAAAAAGCCGTCCCTGCTGCCCAAAGGCACAGAAGGGACGGCTTTTTCATTAGGTTTATACAGCTTCCAGACTATCCAGAATCTCGCTTAGGCTAAGCTCGGCGCAAGCCATGGACGTATCGGCAGCTCCGTAATACATACGGATACGATCGCCGTCTACCAGCGCGCCGCAAGAGAACACTACTCCGCCGAAGAAGCCATTCTGCTCATAGTCGGCCTCCGGCTCCATAACCGGCTTGCCGGAACGGGCAATAACCTTGGACGGGTCGTTCAGGTCCAGCAGCACCGCGCCCATGCAATAGCGGTTATCTTTGGTCGCGCCATGGTACAGCTCAAGCCAGCCTTTGTCCGTCTTGATCGGCACAGCGCCGCCGCCAAGACGGCCGCTGTCCCACATGCCATCGCGCAGCCCGATTAAGTGGCGGTGATTGCCCCAGTAGAGCAGGTTGTCGGACTCCGCAATCCACATCTCCGGACGTCCGCAGCTCTTTGTCGTTGGACGGTGCAGCGCGTAATACTTGCCGTTCACGCGTTCCGGGAAGATCAGCACGTCTTTGTTATCCGGACCAAAGATCATCCCGTGATGAGTCACGCTCTCGAAATCCTTCGTCGACACAAGCGATTCACCGATGCCAACCGGCGAAACCGCCGAGAAGTAAATATAATAGGTATCCCCGATCTGCGTAATGCGGGGGTCCTCGATCCCAAACGTCTCAAGCGATTGGGACGGATACACAAACGGCTTATCGTTGATGGTAAAATGCCGGCCGTCTTTGCTTCGCGCAATACGAAGGTAAGACAAGGAAGTCAGGTATTCAAACGACGGCGCATGCTCCTTCCGTACGATAACGCGCGGATCGGAGAAATCGTAATCCTCGTCGTCCAAGCGGACCGGGAACAAGTCCAGCTCGCCCCGTTCCACGTTATAGACCGGCGCCAGCACGACATTCGGGTCCGGGCTGATAGGCCGTTCAGCAACGCGGAGCAGCATGATAACCTCCCCGTTATATTCCGCGATTCCGGCGTTAAACGCGCCGATAACTTCAAAATCGGGACGGTGCGGTTTAAC
This region of Paenibacillus sp. JDR-2 genomic DNA includes:
- a CDS encoding ABC transporter substrate-binding protein; its protein translation is MFRTNNRFMKSGLALGLVFALLLTACSSKKDDSKEAGSAARQTEELTVLLDWYPNAVHTFLYAAEEQGYFEEEGLKVKLQTPADTNDALKLVATGKADLALSYQTQIAVARSEDIPVVSVGAIVRHPLNQLFVSEGAGIKTPKDLEGKKIGYPSLPLDEAMVNTMVKADGGDPSKLNYVDIGWDLIPAMTTNRVDGIIGGYINHEKLLLEKEGEKLISFNPADYGVPDYYELVLTASEKELGSKGGAIKRFLAAAAKGQEYTASHPDEALKLLLDKQSTDFPLDADIEKQSLSILLPLMDAGEEPFASQSEESWNNIINWLTEHGQIKKPVKAADAFRNL
- a CDS encoding ABC transporter permease; protein product: MKLFKDKLPILLFILLLAGCWELGTRVFDVPAYIIPRLSDVFAALLNHAALLGKHFALTLWEALLGLAFSVVFGVLSAIWIDSSSLARKTIYPLIVASQTIPIIALSPIMVMWFGYEIGSKISVVILFTFFPVAVNTADGFRVADREIGELLRSMGAGKAQLFLKWKIPSALPSFFTGLKMAAAISVGGATLGEWLGGESGLGVYTKRAANMLRGDDVFAGVLLLSLMGIALFIAAQIIERLVLGHRRV
- a CDS encoding ABC transporter ATP-binding protein is translated as MNKQQITVKRAREEGLTVSAGLTVKGLTYRFEGEEPLFDGLDLEVPKGQFVSIVAASGMGKTTLFRLLAGLLQPESGTIAAAGAVPGQRSTIGYMPQRDCLMPWRTVQDNAAVGLELAGMPKREARRRVLEMLPELGLAGTESKYPHELSGGMRQRVSFLRSLLAGGELMLLDEPFSALDAMTRISMQQWLLQVWEKHRKTILFITHDIDEALLLSDQVLVAASRPITQLEPLAVDLPRPRTYETTLDERFANLKRLLLRQLGRITSNQEGGAG
- the tenA gene encoding thiaminase II — its product is MQTKTIKTGEFTGRLYESSKGIWEQSHRHPFLEELKAGTLDPAKFIFYLKQDYVYLIDYAKMFAYGSIKANDLHTMGKFSELCHSVLNVEMGLHRQYAERFGVTTEELERTEPSPTTIAYTKYLLDVAAHGSIAEVAAAVLPCMWSYREIGVLFAEAPGALDHPLYRDWILMYSSEEFGELTNWCIGIMDELAEALPEPELAKLEQHFIMASKLEYMFWDMAYREEEWPV
- a CDS encoding DUF3934 domain-containing protein; amino-acid sequence: MVKAKKSGIGQGTGKKGWSRWDKAEKKKSAKRVFSKGPKAGAEKKETAEGKGGAGE
- a CDS encoding TetR/AcrR family transcriptional regulator, which produces MNGFEKRAEQLKAKIRDAVLAMLQGCEPKYIRIADIAAEAGVSQVTIYNYFGSKEILIREAFKHYVTEHVDDFEMFMSRGPTFQQFVEYVVKADTEAFRRFTPEFIQQMMSGDPAFADYIDEVTQRRAMPLMHAFIEECKQRGQISDKVSTQMILTYVNMFVAQSQKLLEEAQQSGKGEQFFEEFLHLFFYGVCGIEPEA
- a CDS encoding ABC transporter ATP-binding protein, with translation MLVVDGLTKLFPGGKGITDVSFTVKQGEVFGFLGPNGAGKSTTIRHIMGFMKPDRGSASIKGLDTWKQQGTVQRLVGYLPGEIAFIEGMTGKEFLAFLARMQRVDSAARRKELIERLQFDVSTPIRKMSKGMKQKVGIVAAFMHRPELIILDEPTSGLDPLMQQLFIELVLEEKARGTTFLMSSHSFPEIERTCDRAAIIKDGVIVATNNIHELQSMQRKLVAIVFEHPEDAEAFAQSGRVPVESRDGRRVTVAVQGNYNELIHEAAKYKVRSLDITAQNLEDVFMQYYDRNMDKGAAAL
- a CDS encoding ABC transporter permease subunit; the encoded protein is MNFPLFKQMMKIHLKGMSNYAFGSAFYILLMFWLYPGIADNTGALNELIKSMPEGVVSAFNIQGGFGSMEAFISGEYYGLILPLLLSIFSIMLSTGLMARMVDQGSMSYLLSTPTTRRQVALTQAGVLSTGLLIIMLVTTGAGLLGYVWLIGNKFEFNGARYLEMNAVAWMLFIAASGISFLISSIMNDEKKALGTSGFIVIGMFALDMLGKISDSVEWLRYISIFALYRPSDIAAGSGDPLLSSLMLLAIGLACFAAGIISFSKRDLPL
- a CDS encoding glycoside hydrolase family 130 protein, with the protein product MNIYRYEQNPLVTPADVKPHRPDFEVIGAFNAGIAEYNGEVIMLLRVAERPISPDPNVVLAPVYNVERGELDLFPVRLDDEDYDFSDPRVIVRKEHAPSFEYLTSLSYLRIARSKDGRHFTINDKPFVYPSQSLETFGIEDPRITQIGDTYYIYFSAVSPVGIGESLVSTKDFESVTHHGMIFGPDNKDVLIFPERVNGKYYALHRPTTKSCGRPEMWIAESDNLLYWGNHRHLIGLRDGMWDSGRLGGGAVPIKTDKGWLELYHGATKDNRYCMGAVLLDLNDPSKVIARSGKPVMEPEADYEQNGFFGGVVFSCGALVDGDRIRMYYGAADTSMACAELSLSEILDSLEAV